CAAGGGAAGTTGTGTTTGTGGACAGATGCATCAACAGTAGCCACAGGGCTGGCTCCGCTCCCTAAACCAGAGATGTCTCCTGCTTCCTGGCCAGTGGCCACCTGGGCTGGGATAGGAAACCGATGAGAGAGAGGAggttcccctgcccccaggccctggggttTCACAGCAGCCTCCCACCCTGGCCACACACCCAATCGCTCGGTTCTCCCGCGCTGCCTCGCTCCTGAGTGAGCCCAGCGAGCTGTGAGGGCCGCCCCCTGGGGCCTTCCGCCCTCCTTCCATGCCCAAGACACCAGGAAATGAGAAAGTACAGTATAtacctttttaatttcttagatCGCAATCTGAGAGGATGTTCTGTTGGCAGAGCATGAACGTTCTGTCCTGCATCTTACCTGCTGTTGAACGAGATGGTAACATGGGCCACATCTTTATTTCAGCCCTTTCCAGAAGCAGAAGGGACTCTATTGAATTACGATTAATATTCTGGAAGTAAAAACTTCGAATTAGGGTTCTGGGAAGACGCAGGGCTGAACGATGGGCTGATTAGGGATTGTTTTTCAGGACTGCTAAAGAATGTTTACAGTTAGAATCAATGTCATTATTCcctgatcatttaaaaaacatgccAGCCCCATGGCAGAGGTCGAGGAGTATGCTTATGCCCACAGCCGATGGAAACCTCCCCCAGGGCCTCTGAGTGCTTGGCAGGAGTGGGCTCACACACAAAGGACCCGGCCTTTATTTCCAGggtttatttcattctttaaaataatattttttcacaGCTTAAAACATAACTTATAGCTTAACATTTCCAGTGGCTACCCTCTAGAacgtaatattttcttttttggaaaatagaccaaaaaaaaaaaaaaaacaacttcaggCTCTGGAATGAACACTTTCCACAAGAATGTTCAGGATGGAGGGAGCTTTAAAAgtgcaaaataaagaaatggaaagccagGTGGGCTAACTTTTCATGAGTTTTGGGGGGCAGTTTATTTTACATTTGGTTTTGTCAATGGAGGCCTCTCCCTGGGTATGCTTTGCCattcctttttcaagattttatttttaagtaatctctacacccaacatggggctcgaacttacaaccccaagatcaagagtcatgtgctctacctcctgagccagccaggcgcccctccatttcaCCTTTTATTCTGAAGATGACCACCCCTGACTTCTGACAAGCTGAGAAGTTCAGTTCTGGAAAGTAGGGAGTATAAAGGAGGACACACAGACTCCAGCAGCCATCCCGATCCAATCCGTTTCCTGACAGTGGGCCTTCTGTGTGAAAGAAAGAACTGATCAGATGACCCCTGACCCTCTCTTTGTTCTGGTACTCCCACCCTGCTTCCTCGTGGCACTGGGGCCTGGCTCCTCGGACTGCTGCCTGGGGAAAGGACACGTGCGTGTACAGGAAGTGGCCCGAGGCTGAGAATCTTCTCTGTGGCAGGCGCTCCAGCTACCAATCAGTTGTGTGGACCAATTGCTCTCTTGCCTTTTGAATCAAGTAGTGCCTTTCGAGTCCTTTTGGAAGGTCACAGAGCTCCTGTCTGACTGCTCCAGATCTCTCCTTGTAACCTTGGATTATTTAGAGAAAAGCCTCTTACCAACTTCTCCAGGCAACTTCTCATTTGCCACATGGCAAGTAGAACAGATGTAGACATTGGGGACTtaaggaaaagaggagggaatGTTCTAGCTCTCCTTCATGTCTGCATGGGTGAATTTGCAGGTGGAGGCTGGGGACTTAGCTCCTGACCTCGGCCTCCACCGTAACTGGGGTGGTGCTTTTGGTCTGTAGCTAAGAATgttggagggagaaaggagaatggaaaataaattcctgCCTGCTTTAGAGCTTACCAAATGGAAGGTGCGATGGAGACACTTTCAGGTAAACATGGTGACTAACAAGCCGAGAGAATGAGAGCCGAGGCCAGTTGTGATCCAGTCCCTCATTTCACCTGAAGCCCCAAGACCCCAGAGCGTTTTCTCACTTGGTAGCGCTCCGTAGAGGACTTACTGCTTTCCAGATCCTTGAAGAATCCTCATGCTTTTCTTCAACTGCCTGGGGAGCTCTATGCATTTGTGGGCGTCACGTGATACCCTGACTATGAGGTAGGTGAGGGCCAAGCGTTCCTAAGCCCACTTGGGAGAGCACGAGGGCCTGACTTGAGACAAAGCGTTGGTgacagggggaggggggtgcagagaCCCGAAGCCCAAGCTAACGTCCTGGTCATACCACCCCCCATGCGGGCTCGCTTTCACACAGGTACCATTACCCAGCCTGTCAGGGAGCCGTCTGGACCCCAGCTACTGCCCCCAGTGGCGATGAACATGTGGGTTCCTCACACTGGCCTAAGTTGGGGCCATGGAGGGAAAATCTGATTAACGCTGGaataagagaggaagagaaaggtgaTCTTCTCCCTATTCCTGTTTCCAGTGCTGGTCCCACGGGCACGAGTGAAGCTCCCCCCGCTAAAGcttccagcccagggcctggccctgctcCAAGCACCTCACTAGGGCCCCACAGCAGGCTCGCGGCCTCCACCTCTGCTCGGCAGGCGGCCCGTCGAACTTCTCCCCACAGCTCccacagcagagggaaaggacacGGAGAGCCTGTCCAGGGCTGGCTGCACGCTCAGTCTGGACACGCTCTGGCCTCGGCCCCAGAGCGTGGGGAGCAAGAGTCCTCAACTCCAGTCGATTTTGCTCACGTCCGCAGTGCCTTCAGGAATGGCTGGCCCAGGCCGGGCAACGGGAGGCTCTGAGGGTGGATCGGCCAGGTTTGCTCCTTTTgttggaaaaataacattttcctcttGAGGTAGGAATGTAACTGGGTGCAGCCTTGGCTAACACTCAACATCTTGCAGTTCCATCTCCTCAGTGGTGCTCTCTGCAAAGCAAAAGACAGGCCCGTCAGGTGTGGATCAGCCACGGGTGGTTTCTTGGGGAGACCAGGCTAACGGGCATCACCCCAGCCATGAAGGCGTGATGGATGATTGCAGGGCCCAGAGGATTACCTTTGAGtttgtgtcttctcttcctctggaaTTTATATGCACACTTATTACACACCCACATGAGGCTGATTAACAGTGCGGCCACCGCAGCGAGAAAAGCAAGGAAGACAGCAACAAAGTGGAGGTCTTCATAGAGGATCTCTACGGGGcgggtaggggaaggggcagacaaGGTCTCTTTTAGTATCATGAAGGCGCACCCCCACACGCTGGCAGTTCGGCGGGGTGCCCGGGCCCCCGTCTTACCCGACACGTGCAGCACGATGGTGCCAAACTGGCTTCTCCCCAGGCGCTCCGTCACCGTGATGACGTAGTAGCCGGAATCCCTCACGCTCACACTGAAGAGCTGGATGGAGCCATTGTCGAAGGTGCAGAGTCTGTCCTTGTGGCTTTGGGAGATGTTGGCCTGAGTCCCTGGCTGCCACTCCACGATCTTCTGCACTCCCCAGTTGGACGTATACTTCCACTCGATGGTGGGGACGCCGTGGCAGGAGTACTCAACCGAGAGCAGGATGTCTTCCTCCACCGTGGCATTGATGGTGGACTGGGGGATGTACAGTGACACGCCCTGACCTGCAGGACGGAGTGCCAGATGGGGGGCAACTTACATAGGAACTTACAGGCCAATGAGCTGCCATGCTTCGTTAGTTTATTTAGCAGATACTTACTGAGGGCCTGTTACATGCCAGGCTGTCTTCCAGATTCTGGTACTGGTGCCACAGTGGTGAAGGttatagactgaatatttgtgtctccccccaccctgaaattcctatgttgaagccccaacCTCCAGCATGACTATATTTGAAGTTGCAGCCTCCAAGGAGGTAATGgaggttaaatgaggtcctaaGGATGGGGCCCTGATCCAAAAGGAtgagtgtctttataagaagagacaccagagagctctcactctctcatctCTCCACAGGGATGCaaggggaaaatgagagaaaatactcAGAGGTTGCAgagagaaggtggctgtctacaagccaggaagaaagcaCTCACCAGAAACTGAACTGTGCTAGAACTTTGATCTAggactttccagcctctggaactcgagaaaataaatttctggtgcTTAAGCCCCTcggtgtgtggtattttgttatggtctAAGACCGTGAATAAGACACAAGGTTCTTGTATCCTGGACGAACAGTGAACCTCCCTGGAGGCTCCATTCTATAAGGGAGACATACCAGGGTGAAATAAAGGAGATCATTTTAGATAACGACAAGCACTTTAAAGACAATACAACAGGGCACTAGTGACCGGTGGGGGTGGAGATGGCACGGGACATTAGAGAGaatggtcagggaagacttcatggaggaaatgacatttgaatgGAGACCTGAAGGACAGGCAGGCAGCGCGTGGAGACTCGCGGGAGGAGCATCTCGGGCAGAGGGAGCAAGCACAAAGACTGAGGTGAGGGCGAGTGCTGGTGCGTCTGGGGGACAGAAAGAAGGCCAGCATGCTCGAATGCAgtgagcaagggggtggggggtgaggctgCAGAGCCGGCAGCACGCCGGCCGTGAGGGTTAGCGATGGGGTTTCACTCAAGGCTGATGGGAGCCATTGGAGGGCTTAGGCGGGAGGGGACATTCTCCATTAAGCTTGAGAATGTGTGCTGTGGAGAACAttctgggggtgaggggacaaGAGCCGAAGCAGGACGAGCAATCAGGTGGCTGCTACAGGGCACAGGTAAGAGATGGAGGCGTAGCCTCGCAGAGCGTGAGCGGTGGTCTGATTCAGGCTGGGTCTTCGGCAGCAGGGCGGACCAAACACGCCGCGGGACTAGATGCGGGCGGGGGTGAGGCGGAGGCCCGGAGCAGGGGTTTCTGCGCACGTGCAGCTGCGTAGCAGCGCCGCCGACTGCGGTTCTGCGCACAGGCCCTTGCACAGGTATTACGTGGGTACCACGCCCGGGCCCCACGCCAGCCGCTTTACGCACATCCGCTCAGTAAGGAAGGGCTCACACACAACCTCCTGCAATTCCATCAAGCACAGAGCAAGCCTCATTGTCGACAGGACTAACTAGCTTGTCAAAGTTCATTCTGCAAGGCAGAGAGTCACACAGGGCTGCCGGCTCCAAAGCTTACATATTTAACCTCTAAGCTTGAATCAGTAGTCAGTGGTTGGTGGTGGAGAGCACAGAATGTGACAAATGCCCCCACACCCTGAGAGGACTGCTCAGACTTGGCTGGAGACTGGATAACGAACAGGGCAGGACTGAAGCTTGGAGCCCAGCCCTTGGTTTCCACCTCCACTTCCTGTTTGGCCCCCCTCAATCTCTGAGTGCCCAGTTGCCCCAAGCCCCTGCGGTGTGGCTCCAGGTAACCACACCTGCTACTTTTCCAGGCGTTTCTCACTGTCCTCTCTCATCCCCAGCACGTTCCATTAGTGTTCCTCTCCTAAGGCTCTTGGCTAGGTGACTAGAAATCATCTGATAAACCTCATGCTGAAAAACTGGAATGTGGTAATGGTTTTCAAGAGTTACAATTGCCAAGTaacagaaatacattttctcccaactctattttaaaacatgttaaatTCAGAGAAAGGTTTTGAAAGGCCAGTACAATTAATATGTACCCTCCTCTTAATTTACTAGTTAggaacattttgccacatttactctttttctcaggaagaaaacagaggtCAAATTCCAGGTCAGCCCTTAGAGGCAGGAGTTATGTATTTTCTTCATCTCCGTGTCCCTAACGCAATCCCTGACACATACTGATCGGTCAATAGgtgtttattgagtgaatgaataactgaatgacaaaatatttataacaagAAGGGTGAGATTTCCTGATAGAAAGGTTGCTGCTGAAGTGGTCTGAAAAATTAGCACATCTAAAAGGTAACACacatataagaaagaaaactataatttAGTCAAGACTTTATGTGccagttattaaaatatatacttattgtaTTTACCAATCATTCCCTAATGTTTTACATAAGTCAGCAACATGCCCATGTAACTAGGAAATGGAAAAGATGGGACTTAAATGCAGTTCTGTCTGATTCAAAGCCCTGTGTTTTTccctaaagacaccaccaaaatattagaaataataaatgaattctgtaaagttgcagaatacataATATATAGAAATCGGTTGTATTTCTACGTAGTATAATGAAGCAGcacaaacaga
Above is a genomic segment from Halichoerus grypus chromosome 11, mHalGry1.hap1.1, whole genome shotgun sequence containing:
- the VSTM5 gene encoding V-set and transmembrane domain-containing protein 5, with the protein product MRPLPSGSRKNRGISLGLLALCLAAARCLQSQGVSLYIPQSTINATVEEDILLSVEYSCHGVPTIEWKYTSNWGVQKIVEWQPGTQANISQSHKDRLCTFDNGSIQLFSVSVRDSGYYVITVTERLGRSQFGTIVLHVSEILYEDLHFVAVFLAFLAAVAALLISLMWVCNKCAYKFQRKRRHKLKESTTEEMELQDVEC